The proteins below are encoded in one region of Streptomyces roseirectus:
- a CDS encoding kelch motif-containing protein, translating into MAFQQKSTQKSAQKTKKTVLGIGGIAILASLNAPAALDFAGEQYHAYKIAQPEYKAKYGSWDQVDIPEQYRTNAIHAALLHTGKVLIVAGSGNEQKKFDAGSFDTVLWNPKDNTFKKIPTPEDFFCSGHAQLPDGRLLVAGGTARYELLDGEVERAAGGMRVKNENPDKPMVLKKGTRFRSPAGVEYVSKFDVTVPKAKRSFKVTYNRRGVMQPWQTQVTASEVRVFVEAAESGPMSATEKQAQYEIVGLTGKDADNTYGLSEKITLDKQDFQGIRAAYEFDPLAERYIPVDPMAKARWYPTLVGLDDGRVLAVSGLDDVGVVDPGDNEIYDPRTKKWTPGPKRYFPTYPALFLTKGGKLFYPASNAGYGPADQGREPGLWDLKTNTFQKVPGLKDADATETSASVLLPPAQDQKVMILGGGGVGESRKSTPRTAVVDLKEANPSFKDGPDLPQGTRYLNSVIMPDDTVFTSNGSSDYRGRSASNILKAQFYDPKGNVFREAAEPVVGRNYHSEALLLPDGRVATFGSDPLYDDQQNTKLGRFEQRMEIFTPPALHKNRDDRPVLDDGPGLLPDDRRITYRTDHPERIAAARLMRPSAVTHTTDVEQRSIALELTKEGRAVTFTVPDDPALVPPGWYMLFATDAAGTPSEAKWIQVT; encoded by the coding sequence GTGGCCTTCCAGCAGAAGAGCACACAGAAGAGCGCTCAGAAGACCAAGAAGACCGTCCTCGGCATCGGCGGCATCGCCATCCTCGCGAGCCTCAACGCCCCCGCCGCGCTGGACTTCGCCGGCGAGCAGTACCACGCCTACAAGATCGCCCAGCCCGAGTACAAGGCGAAGTACGGCAGTTGGGACCAGGTCGACATCCCCGAGCAGTACCGCACCAACGCCATCCACGCCGCGCTGCTGCACACCGGGAAGGTCCTCATCGTCGCCGGCTCCGGCAACGAACAGAAGAAATTCGACGCCGGCTCCTTCGACACCGTCCTGTGGAACCCGAAGGACAACACCTTCAAGAAGATCCCCACCCCCGAGGACTTCTTCTGCTCCGGACACGCCCAACTCCCCGACGGACGGCTCCTGGTGGCCGGCGGCACCGCCCGCTACGAACTCCTCGACGGCGAGGTCGAACGGGCCGCAGGCGGCATGCGCGTCAAGAACGAGAACCCCGACAAACCCATGGTCCTCAAGAAGGGCACCCGGTTCCGCTCACCCGCCGGCGTCGAGTACGTCAGCAAGTTCGACGTCACCGTCCCCAAGGCCAAACGCAGCTTCAAGGTCACCTACAACCGGCGCGGCGTCATGCAGCCCTGGCAGACCCAGGTCACCGCCAGCGAGGTCCGCGTCTTCGTCGAGGCCGCCGAGAGCGGACCCATGTCCGCCACCGAGAAGCAGGCCCAGTACGAGATCGTCGGGCTCACCGGCAAGGACGCCGACAACACCTACGGCCTCAGCGAGAAGATCACCCTCGACAAGCAGGACTTCCAGGGCATCCGCGCCGCCTACGAGTTCGACCCCCTCGCCGAGCGCTACATCCCCGTCGACCCGATGGCGAAGGCCCGCTGGTACCCGACCCTCGTCGGCCTCGACGACGGCCGCGTCCTCGCCGTCTCCGGACTCGACGACGTCGGCGTCGTCGACCCCGGCGACAACGAGATCTACGACCCGCGCACCAAGAAGTGGACGCCGGGCCCCAAACGCTACTTCCCCACCTACCCGGCGCTGTTCCTCACCAAGGGCGGCAAACTCTTCTACCCCGCCTCCAACGCCGGGTACGGGCCCGCCGACCAGGGGCGCGAACCCGGCCTCTGGGACCTCAAGACCAACACGTTCCAGAAGGTGCCCGGCCTCAAGGACGCGGACGCCACCGAGACCTCGGCGTCCGTGCTGCTGCCGCCCGCGCAGGACCAGAAGGTGATGATCCTCGGCGGCGGGGGAGTGGGCGAGTCGAGGAAGTCCACGCCGCGCACGGCCGTCGTCGACCTCAAGGAGGCCAACCCCTCCTTCAAGGACGGGCCCGACCTCCCCCAGGGCACCCGGTACCTGAACTCCGTGATCATGCCGGACGACACCGTCTTCACCTCCAACGGCTCCTCCGACTACCGGGGCCGCAGCGCCAGCAACATCCTCAAGGCGCAGTTCTACGACCCCAAGGGCAATGTCTTCCGCGAGGCCGCCGAACCCGTCGTCGGCCGCAACTACCACTCCGAGGCGCTGCTGCTGCCCGACGGACGCGTCGCCACCTTCGGCTCCGACCCCCTCTACGACGACCAGCAGAACACCAAACTCGGCCGCTTCGAGCAGCGCATGGAGATCTTCACCCCGCCCGCGCTGCACAAGAACCGCGACGACCGGCCGGTCCTCGACGACGGTCCCGGGCTCCTGCCCGACGACCGCCGCATCACCTACCGCACCGACCACCCCGAGCGGATCGCCGCCGCCCGGCTGATGCGGCCCAGCGCCGTCACCCACACCACCGACGTCGAACAGCGCTCCATCGCGCTGGAGCTGACGAAGGAGGGACGGGCCGTCACGTTCACCGTGCCGGACGACCCCGCGCTCGTGCCGCCCGGCTGGTACATGCTCTTCGCGACGGACGCGGCGGGGACACCGTCGGAGGCGAAGTGGATCCAGGTCACATGA
- a CDS encoding MTH1187 family thiamine-binding protein, with protein MIVAFSVTPLGVGEEVGEYVADAVRVVRESGLPHRTDAMFTSIEGEWDEVMDVVKRAVAAVEERAPRVSLVLKADIRPGVTDGLTSKVETVERYLAQ; from the coding sequence ATGATCGTCGCCTTCTCCGTCACGCCCCTCGGTGTGGGCGAGGAGGTCGGCGAGTACGTCGCCGACGCCGTCCGCGTCGTCCGCGAGTCCGGCCTCCCCCACCGCACCGACGCCATGTTCACGTCCATCGAAGGCGAGTGGGACGAGGTCATGGACGTCGTCAAGCGCGCCGTCGCCGCCGTCGAGGAGCGCGCCCCTCGCGTCTCCCTCGTCCTCAAGGCCGACATCCGCCCTGGCGTCACCGACGGGCTGACGTCCAAGGTGGAGACGGTCGAGCGGTACCTGGCCCAGTAG
- a CDS encoding DUF3817 domain-containing protein, whose translation MDLKTASALRRLRLVSAPEAISFLLLLVCSVLKRTTDFNAVPVMGMVHGVLFILYVVFWADAWNRTKWSLKTAALYFVLSVLPLGGFFAERKLRREAEDAVIASRARQEGAVSA comes from the coding sequence GTGGACCTGAAGACAGCCTCCGCCCTCCGCCGCCTGCGCCTGGTCTCCGCGCCCGAGGCGATCTCGTTCCTGCTCCTGCTCGTGTGCTCCGTCCTCAAGCGCACCACGGACTTCAACGCGGTACCGGTCATGGGCATGGTCCACGGCGTGCTGTTCATCCTCTACGTGGTCTTCTGGGCGGACGCCTGGAACCGCACGAAGTGGTCCCTCAAGACCGCCGCCCTCTACTTCGTCCTCTCCGTCCTGCCCCTCGGCGGCTTCTTCGCCGAGCGCAAGCTGCGCCGTGAGGCCGAGGACGCCGTCATCGCCTCCCGCGCCCGCCAGGAAGGTGCCGTGAGCGCATGA
- a CDS encoding DUF3817 domain-containing protein encodes MKKSVLTRYRVMAYVTGVLLVLLTLGVIGKYLLDMDGADGFTSVVGIAHGWLYIVYLVFAFDLGSKAKWPVKKQLWVLLAGTIPTAAFVVERKISRELESQLTDTAKVPTRA; translated from the coding sequence ATGAAAAAGTCTGTGCTGACCCGCTACCGCGTCATGGCCTACGTCACCGGTGTCCTGCTGGTCCTGCTGACCCTCGGTGTGATCGGCAAGTACCTGCTCGACATGGACGGCGCCGACGGCTTCACGTCGGTCGTCGGGATCGCGCACGGCTGGCTCTACATCGTCTACCTGGTGTTCGCCTTCGACCTGGGCTCCAAGGCGAAGTGGCCGGTCAAGAAGCAGCTCTGGGTGCTGCTGGCGGGGACGATCCCGACGGCGGCCTTCGTGGTCGAGCGGAAGATCTCTCGCGAGCTGGAGTCGCAGCTCACGGACACTGCGAAGGTGCCGACCAGGGCCTGA
- a CDS encoding AIM24 family protein, which produces MNHYAGAGPVVYDPMTLPSDDNVNSYTFCVELKGSQWFLQKGKMVAYYGSIDFNGIGHGRLDRLVRTSFHSPLHASDWVVAEGSGKMLLADRAFDVNSFDLEDGNLTIRSGNLLAFQPSLALKQSIVPGFLTLIGTGKFVAASNGPVVFMEPPIRVDPQALVGWADCPSPCHHYDHGYMTGLLGGLRAMTGLGGASGEEHQFEFVGAGTVLLQSSEALMAEQATGVVPGEPGVPGGGAHGHGGPQGSQRLPGQLGDLQRRFGL; this is translated from the coding sequence GTGAACCACTACGCGGGCGCGGGCCCGGTGGTCTACGACCCGATGACGTTGCCGTCGGACGACAACGTGAACAGCTACACCTTCTGTGTGGAGCTGAAGGGCAGCCAGTGGTTCCTGCAGAAGGGGAAGATGGTCGCCTACTACGGGTCGATCGACTTCAACGGCATCGGGCACGGCAGGCTGGACCGGCTGGTGCGGACGTCGTTCCATTCGCCTCTGCACGCGAGCGACTGGGTGGTGGCGGAGGGCTCGGGCAAGATGCTCCTCGCCGACCGGGCCTTCGACGTCAACTCGTTCGACCTGGAGGACGGCAACCTCACCATTCGCTCCGGCAACCTCCTCGCGTTTCAGCCAAGTTTGGCGCTCAAGCAGTCGATCGTGCCGGGGTTCCTGACGCTGATCGGGACGGGGAAGTTCGTCGCCGCGTCCAACGGTCCGGTGGTGTTCATGGAGCCGCCGATCCGGGTGGACCCGCAGGCGCTGGTCGGCTGGGCGGACTGTCCGTCGCCGTGCCACCACTACGACCACGGCTACATGACGGGCCTGTTGGGCGGTCTACGTGCGATGACGGGCCTGGGCGGCGCCTCGGGCGAGGAGCACCAGTTCGAGTTCGTGGGCGCGGGGACGGTCCTGTTGCAGTCGTCGGAAGCGCTCATGGCCGAGCAGGCGACGGGCGTGGTGCCGGGTGAGCCGGGCGTTCCGGGCGGCGGGGCGCACGGGCACGGGGGGCCGCAGGGGTCGCAGCGCCTTCCCGGCCAGCTCGGCGATCTCCAGCGGCGCTTCGGGCTGTGA
- a CDS encoding glycosyltransferase family 2 protein produces MRPEGYDYDTHARLAGPLTEPAGASYRVQYISLLSREPHRIRAVLLMSLAPVLTGLLLVYLVWPSHWVEREGGDEWMVGLDIAMLIAIGLIELFMVVNVASVAHATLVARDPVPVVPESGTRVAFLTTYVPGREPLAMVRATLEGAVRIHHRGHLDVWLLDEGDDEQAKALCAELGVRHFTRHGVPEWNRPKGPHKARTKHGNYNAWIAAHGDDYDLFASVDTDHVPHPDFLERMTGYFRDPDVAFVVGPQVYGNYHNPVTKAAESQQFLFHALIQRAGNRYRAPMFVGTNNVVRIAAVKQIGGLYDSITEDMATGFELHRRKNPVTGRKWRSVYTPDVLAVGEGPASWTDFFTQQLRWSRGTYETLFKQYWKAPFTMPPGRLFSYTMMLVYYPMTAVNWFLGIVSCVLFLWFGASGTQVAASVWLMLYSDAAALQIGLYLWNRRHNVSPHEPEGSGGLAGMGMSALSAPIYLKSFGAALLRRPSRFIVTPKGGDASADRLMTFRVHVFWAAVLIASLAASVVLDHTHAAMRTWAVLATAISLAPLAVWLGTLVRERRERRALVKSAPHPAAVEPALAPVSGTPTGGN; encoded by the coding sequence GTGCGGCCTGAGGGCTACGACTACGACACCCACGCAAGATTGGCCGGGCCGCTCACGGAGCCGGCCGGAGCGTCGTACCGGGTGCAGTACATATCGCTGCTCTCCCGCGAGCCCCACCGAATACGCGCCGTCCTGCTGATGAGCCTCGCGCCGGTGCTGACGGGGCTGCTGCTGGTGTATCTCGTGTGGCCCAGCCACTGGGTGGAGCGCGAGGGCGGCGACGAGTGGATGGTCGGCCTCGACATCGCGATGCTCATAGCCATCGGCCTGATCGAACTGTTCATGGTCGTCAACGTCGCCTCCGTGGCGCACGCGACCCTGGTCGCCCGCGACCCCGTACCCGTAGTACCCGAGAGCGGCACCCGCGTCGCGTTCCTCACGACGTACGTCCCCGGCCGGGAACCCCTCGCGATGGTCCGCGCGACCCTCGAAGGCGCCGTCCGCATCCACCACCGGGGCCACCTGGACGTCTGGCTCCTCGACGAGGGCGACGACGAACAGGCCAAGGCGCTCTGCGCGGAACTCGGCGTCCGGCACTTCACCCGGCACGGCGTCCCGGAGTGGAACCGCCCCAAGGGCCCGCACAAGGCCCGCACCAAGCACGGCAACTACAACGCCTGGATCGCCGCGCATGGCGACGACTACGACCTCTTCGCCTCCGTCGACACCGACCACGTGCCCCACCCCGACTTCCTGGAGCGGATGACCGGGTACTTCAGGGACCCGGACGTCGCCTTCGTCGTAGGACCCCAGGTGTACGGGAACTACCACAATCCGGTGACCAAGGCCGCCGAGTCGCAGCAGTTCCTCTTCCACGCCCTGATCCAGCGCGCCGGCAACCGCTACCGCGCCCCCATGTTCGTCGGCACCAACAACGTCGTCCGCATCGCCGCCGTCAAACAGATCGGCGGGCTGTACGACTCGATCACCGAGGACATGGCCACCGGCTTCGAACTGCACCGGCGCAAGAACCCCGTGACCGGGCGGAAGTGGCGGTCGGTGTACACGCCGGACGTGCTCGCCGTCGGCGAGGGGCCCGCCTCCTGGACGGACTTCTTCACCCAGCAGCTCAGATGGTCGCGCGGCACCTACGAGACCCTGTTCAAGCAGTACTGGAAGGCGCCGTTCACGATGCCTCCCGGACGGCTGTTCTCGTACACGATGATGCTCGTCTACTACCCGATGACGGCCGTCAACTGGTTCCTCGGCATCGTCAGCTGCGTCCTGTTCCTCTGGTTCGGGGCCTCCGGCACCCAGGTCGCCGCCTCCGTCTGGCTCATGCTCTACAGCGACGCCGCCGCCCTCCAGATCGGCCTCTACCTCTGGAACCGGCGCCACAACGTCTCCCCGCACGAGCCCGAGGGCTCCGGAGGGCTGGCCGGCATGGGGATGTCCGCGCTGTCCGCGCCGATCTACCTCAAGTCGTTCGGCGCGGCCCTGCTGCGCCGGCCCAGCCGGTTCATCGTCACCCCCAAGGGCGGCGACGCCAGCGCCGACCGGCTCATGACCTTCCGCGTCCATGTCTTCTGGGCCGCCGTCCTCATCGCGTCCCTCGCCGCCTCCGTCGTCCTCGACCACACCCACGCCGCGATGCGCACCTGGGCCGTCCTCGCCACGGCGATCTCGCTCGCGCCGCTCGCCGTCTGGCTCGGCACCCTCGTCAGGGAACGGCGCGAGCGGCGCGCGCTCGTCAAGAGCGCCCCGCACCCGGCCGCCGTCGAACCCGCCCTCGCCCCCGTCTCCGGCACCCCGACAGGAGGCAACTAG
- a CDS encoding AIM24 family protein yields the protein MTFREINSKMVEATVAPGQRLFSQRGAMLAYKGEVSFTPNIQGGQGGVMSMIGRRMANEDTPLMTVEGSGTVLFGHGGHHVQVINLAGDTLYVEADRLLAFEGTLQQGTMFMGSQGGVMGMVRGQISGQGLFTTTLKGHGAVAVMAHGGVFEVPITPGHSVHVDPQAYVAHHGDVRNKLSTALGWRDMVGRGSGEAFQLELSGNGAVYVQASEEKL from the coding sequence ATGACCTTCCGTGAGATCAACTCCAAGATGGTCGAGGCGACGGTCGCGCCCGGCCAGCGCCTGTTCAGCCAGCGCGGCGCGATGCTCGCCTACAAGGGCGAGGTGTCGTTCACGCCGAACATCCAGGGCGGCCAGGGCGGTGTGATGTCGATGATCGGCCGCAGGATGGCCAATGAGGACACCCCGCTGATGACGGTCGAGGGCAGCGGCACGGTCCTGTTCGGGCACGGCGGCCACCACGTCCAGGTGATCAACCTCGCCGGCGACACCCTGTACGTGGAGGCGGACCGCCTCCTCGCCTTCGAGGGCACGCTCCAGCAGGGGACGATGTTCATGGGCTCGCAGGGCGGCGTCATGGGCATGGTCCGCGGGCAGATCAGCGGCCAGGGCCTGTTCACGACGACGCTGAAGGGGCACGGCGCGGTGGCGGTCATGGCCCACGGCGGCGTCTTCGAGGTCCCCATCACCCCGGGCCACTCGGTCCACGTCGACCCGCAGGCGTACGTCGCCCACCACGGCGACGTCCGCAACAAGCTCTCGACCGCCCTCGGCTGGCGCGACATGGTGGGCCGCGGCTCCGGCGAGGCGTTCCAACTCGAACTGAGCGGCAACGGCGCGGTGTACGTCCAGGCATCGGAGGAGAAGCTGTGA
- a CDS encoding matrixin family metalloprotease: protein MLGLLGRVGAVVVLLGSLVASRPAPYGEVVAEADGLSGGAAPAAGSPARAACVDTAYSTAGHKEYGTYLWHVGDGAMPGGLSRDEARKVFEEAISAITAVRNDCGIASGGGPRARFLSVTDREAGIDRAGRCAGRDGVSVWDAGELPRDVVAVTCSWAVTMPDGGPNDLIEADVRFNTRHHRFTDAPGSGRCADAYDVRAVGTHEAGHVFGLGHVGAGHENLTMYTNSFACSSRARTLGRGDVLGLRALYR, encoded by the coding sequence GTGCTGGGGCTGCTGGGCAGGGTGGGGGCGGTTGTCGTGCTGCTGGGATCGCTGGTGGCGAGCCGGCCGGCGCCGTACGGAGAGGTGGTCGCCGAGGCCGACGGGCTGAGTGGGGGTGCGGCCCCGGCCGCCGGCAGTCCCGCGCGCGCGGCCTGCGTCGACACCGCGTACTCCACTGCCGGGCACAAGGAGTACGGGACGTATCTCTGGCATGTCGGTGACGGGGCGATGCCGGGCGGGTTGTCGCGGGACGAGGCGCGCAAGGTGTTCGAGGAGGCGATCAGTGCGATCACGGCGGTGCGCAACGACTGCGGGATCGCCTCCGGGGGCGGGCCCCGGGCGCGGTTCCTGTCCGTGACGGACCGGGAGGCCGGGATCGACCGTGCGGGGCGCTGCGCGGGGCGGGACGGGGTGAGTGTGTGGGACGCCGGGGAGCTGCCCCGGGACGTCGTCGCCGTGACCTGTTCGTGGGCCGTGACGATGCCGGACGGGGGGCCGAACGACCTCATCGAGGCGGACGTCCGGTTCAACACGCGGCATCACCGGTTCACGGACGCGCCGGGGTCGGGGCGGTGCGCTGACGCGTATGACGTGCGGGCCGTGGGGACGCATGAGGCCGGGCACGTGTTCGGGCTCGGGCACGTGGGGGCTGGGCACGAGAATCTGACCATGTACACGAACTCGTTCGCGTGTTCCTCGCGGGCGCGGACGTTGGGGCGGGGGGATGTTCTCGGGCTGCGGGCCCTGTATCGGTGA
- a CDS encoding glycoside hydrolase family 6 protein has translation MPRPVHVLTALLALALGAACSAPSSETGEAAVVKPPKAAARAVSFWVDPDSNAARQMQLWQREGRNSDAELLRRIAEQPVALWPAGEIDPGPAVSAAATAASRAGRTALFVAYDIPHRDCGQHSAGGAADGAAYLAWIGQFASAIGTAKALVVLEPDAVAHIVDGCTPGEYHGEREQLLSAAITRLKQQPGTTVYLDAGNPSWIREPSKLVGPLKRSGIDAADGFALNVSNFQPDDAVKRYGLALSGQLGGKHFVVDTSRNGNGPLPGVWCNPPGRALGTRPTTETGEPALDAYLWIKRPGESDGTCEGGPDAGRWWPAYALELARNSK, from the coding sequence ATGCCTCGCCCAGTTCACGTCCTCACCGCACTGCTCGCCCTGGCGCTCGGCGCCGCCTGCTCGGCCCCTTCCAGCGAGACAGGGGAGGCGGCGGTCGTGAAACCGCCGAAGGCGGCCGCGCGGGCGGTCTCGTTCTGGGTCGACCCGGACAGCAATGCCGCGCGTCAGATGCAGCTGTGGCAGCGGGAGGGCCGCAACTCGGACGCCGAACTGCTGCGCCGGATCGCGGAGCAGCCCGTGGCGCTGTGGCCGGCGGGTGAGATCGACCCGGGCCCGGCGGTGTCGGCGGCGGCGACGGCCGCGAGCAGGGCGGGCCGGACCGCGCTGTTCGTCGCCTACGACATCCCGCACCGCGACTGTGGCCAGCACTCGGCGGGCGGTGCGGCGGACGGCGCCGCCTACCTCGCCTGGATCGGCCAGTTCGCCTCGGCGATCGGGACGGCGAAGGCGCTGGTGGTCCTGGAGCCGGACGCGGTCGCGCACATCGTGGACGGTTGTACGCCGGGTGAATATCACGGCGAGCGTGAGCAGTTGCTGAGCGCGGCGATCACCCGGCTGAAGCAGCAGCCCGGCACGACGGTGTACCTGGACGCGGGCAACCCGTCCTGGATCCGCGAGCCGTCGAAGCTGGTCGGCCCGCTGAAGCGCTCCGGCATCGACGCGGCCGACGGCTTCGCCCTGAACGTCTCCAACTTCCAGCCGGACGACGCGGTGAAGCGCTACGGCCTCGCCCTGTCGGGCCAGTTGGGCGGCAAGCACTTCGTCGTCGACACCAGCCGCAACGGCAATGGCCCGCTCCCGGGGGTGTGGTGCAACCCTCCGGGGCGGGCCCTGGGCACCCGGCCGACCACCGAAACCGGGGAACCCGCTCTGGATGCCTACCTGTGGATCAAGCGCCCCGGCGAGTCGGACGGCACCTGTGAGGGCGGTCCCGACGCGGGCCGGTGGTGGCCCGCGTACGCGCTGGAGCTGGCGCGCAACTCGAAGTGA
- a CDS encoding TetR/AcrR family transcriptional regulator, producing MSPSQETRTKLLEGALRTLTEQGIAKTSARSVAAAAGVNQALVFYHFGSVDELLAAACRYGAEQSVSRYRERFDEVRSLSGLLALGREIHAAEQGFGHVARLGQLLAGAQTHPALGPATAAGLDLWITEIEKVLRRVLGTTPFGEFTDPAGLARAVAASFVGIELYEGVDAEGATSALAALEQLGLLVGALEELGPISQRAVRQYLRRSSRQERPER from the coding sequence ATGAGTCCTTCGCAGGAGACCCGGACCAAGCTGCTTGAGGGGGCGCTGCGCACCCTCACCGAGCAGGGCATAGCCAAGACCTCGGCCCGCTCGGTCGCCGCCGCCGCCGGCGTCAACCAGGCCCTGGTCTTCTACCACTTCGGCTCCGTGGACGAACTCCTCGCGGCGGCCTGCCGCTACGGCGCCGAGCAGTCCGTCTCCCGCTACCGGGAACGGTTCGATGAGGTGCGCTCGCTCTCCGGACTCCTCGCCCTGGGGCGGGAGATCCACGCCGCCGAGCAGGGCTTCGGCCACGTCGCCCGGCTGGGCCAGCTCCTGGCCGGCGCCCAGACCCACCCCGCCCTCGGCCCCGCCACCGCCGCCGGCCTCGACCTGTGGATCACCGAGATCGAGAAGGTGCTGCGCCGGGTCCTGGGCACCACCCCCTTCGGCGAGTTCACCGACCCCGCCGGCCTCGCCCGCGCCGTCGCCGCCTCCTTCGTGGGCATCGAGCTGTACGAGGGCGTCGACGCCGAGGGGGCCACCTCCGCGCTGGCCGCCCTCGAACAACTGGGGCTGCTGGTGGGGGCGCTGGAGGAACTGGGGCCGATCTCCCAGCGGGCGGTGCGCCAGTACCTGCGGCGCTCGTCGCGACAGGAACGGCCAGAGCGGTGA
- a CDS encoding AIM24 family protein → MFRLQDSKVLAVDMTGDAVKAKNGSMVAYDGQVAFKKLSGGGEGLRGMVTRRLTGEQMTVMEVKGHGTCWFADRASEINLVALQGDKLYVESSNLLATDAGLRTGTTFTGLRGASQGNGLFTTTVEGHGQAAIMSDGPAVVLRVTPQYPLTVDPGAYVAHQGNLRQSFQAGVTFRTFIGEGGGEAFQIRFEGDGLVYIQPSERNTIAGDV, encoded by the coding sequence ATGTTCCGACTGCAAGACAGCAAGGTGCTGGCCGTCGACATGACCGGTGACGCCGTGAAGGCCAAGAACGGCTCGATGGTCGCGTACGACGGACAGGTGGCGTTCAAGAAGCTCAGCGGCGGCGGTGAGGGCCTGCGCGGGATGGTGACGCGCCGGCTGACCGGCGAACAGATGACGGTGATGGAGGTGAAGGGGCACGGCACGTGCTGGTTCGCGGACCGCGCCTCGGAGATCAACCTCGTGGCACTCCAGGGCGACAAGCTGTACGTCGAGTCGAGCAACCTGCTCGCGACGGACGCCGGCCTCAGGACCGGGACGACGTTCACCGGTCTGCGCGGCGCCTCGCAGGGCAACGGCCTGTTCACGACGACCGTCGAGGGACACGGCCAGGCGGCCATCATGTCCGACGGCCCCGCGGTCGTCCTGCGGGTCACCCCGCAGTACCCGCTGACCGTCGACCCGGGCGCGTACGTCGCCCACCAGGGGAACCTCCGTCAGTCCTTCCAGGCCGGTGTGACGTTCCGCACGTTCATAGGAGAGGGCGGCGGCGAGGCGTTCCAGATCCGCTTCGAGGGGGACGGCCTGGTCTACATCCAGCCCAGTGAGCGCAACACGATCGCGGGGGACGTGTGA
- a CDS encoding MarR family winged helix-turn-helix transcriptional regulator, whose protein sequence is MPKPLSLPFDPIARADELWKQRWGNVPSMAAITSIMRAQQILLAEVDAAVKPYGLTFARYEALVLLNFAKSGELPMSKIGERLMVHPTSVTNTVDRLVRSGLVAKRPNPNDGRGTLASITAKGREVVEAATRDLMSMDFGLGVYDAEECAEIFAMLRPLRVAAGDFEEE, encoded by the coding sequence GTGCCGAAGCCCCTCAGTCTCCCCTTCGACCCCATCGCCCGCGCGGACGAGCTCTGGAAGCAGCGCTGGGGAAACGTGCCGTCCATGGCCGCGATCACCTCGATCATGCGGGCCCAGCAGATCCTGCTCGCCGAGGTCGACGCGGCCGTCAAGCCGTACGGGCTGACGTTCGCCCGGTACGAGGCGCTCGTGCTGCTCAACTTCGCCAAGTCCGGCGAGCTGCCCATGTCGAAGATCGGTGAGCGGCTGATGGTCCACCCGACCTCGGTCACCAACACCGTCGACCGCCTCGTCAGATCCGGCCTCGTCGCCAAGCGTCCCAACCCCAACGACGGACGCGGCACCCTCGCCTCCATCACCGCCAAGGGCCGCGAGGTCGTCGAGGCCGCCACCCGCGACCTCATGTCCATGGACTTCGGCCTCGGCGTCTACGACGCGGAGGAGTGCGCGGAGATCTTCGCGATGCTCAGGCCCCTGCGGGTGGCGGCGGGGGACTTCGAGGAGGAGTGA
- a CDS encoding DUF4166 domain-containing protein, with the protein MSSIFRTAMGDDAFGRLHPALRRRFSVGLASGEACVGRGVMSRIWHGPCFVKPFLALGSTRNILVPQAGRDVPFVIENVPYLDSYGRETVSFVRTFDFPGRQRRFDAQMVLGPGGTVLDYLGTHQHLATDLTFHAEPDGSLLVRSGEHRFREGPLDVRVPELIGASAEVRESYCESSARFRIQVRVVNRWFGPLFGYEGAFRAEYADVRHCGVRAGLRPVREEARA; encoded by the coding sequence ATGAGCTCCATCTTCCGTACGGCGATGGGCGACGACGCCTTCGGCCGGCTCCATCCCGCGCTGCGCCGGCGGTTCTCCGTGGGGCTCGCGAGCGGGGAGGCGTGCGTCGGACGGGGCGTCATGTCCCGTATCTGGCACGGACCTTGCTTCGTGAAGCCGTTCCTCGCGCTGGGCTCCACCCGCAACATCCTCGTGCCCCAAGCCGGGCGCGATGTGCCGTTCGTGATCGAGAACGTCCCCTATCTCGACTCCTACGGGCGGGAGACCGTCAGTTTCGTGCGGACGTTCGACTTTCCCGGGCGGCAGCGGCGGTTCGACGCGCAGATGGTGCTCGGGCCCGGCGGGACCGTCCTCGACTACCTCGGCACGCACCAGCACCTCGCCACCGACCTCACCTTCCACGCCGAGCCCGACGGGTCGTTGCTCGTCCGGTCCGGTGAACACCGGTTCCGCGAGGGGCCGTTGGACGTGCGGGTGCCCGAACTGATCGGCGCGAGCGCCGAGGTGCGGGAGTCGTACTGCGAGTCGTCCGCGCGGTTCCGGATCCAGGTCCGGGTCGTCAACCGGTGGTTCGGGCCGCTCTTCGGGTACGAGGGGGCGTTCCGCGCGGAGTACGCCGACGTACGACACTGCGGGGTACGGGCCGGGCTGCGGCCGGTGAGAGAGGAAGCGCGCGCATGA